A window of the Butyricimonas faecalis genome harbors these coding sequences:
- a CDS encoding DnaJ C-terminal domain-containing protein, which produces MAYIDYYKILGVDKSASQDDIKKAFKKLARKYHPDLNPDDPNAKQRFQEINEANEVLGDPEKRKKYDQYGENWKHADEFEAQRQRYQQQGGGGFGGGAHWSSEGGFSGMGGDGEFSDFFESLFGSRRGGGRSAAFRGQDYNAELHLSFHDAAQTHKQVLSVNGKNIRITVPAGVADGQTIKLKGQGGPGVNGGPAGDLYITFVIAEDPVFKRLGNDLYVTAPLNLYSAVLGGEQVVDTMDGKVKLKVKPGTQNGAKVRLKGKGFPVYKEEGKFGDLIVTYSVEIPTNLTEKQKELFQELQKLS; this is translated from the coding sequence ATGGCCTACATAGATTACTATAAAATTTTAGGAGTTGATAAAAGTGCTTCACAGGATGACATCAAGAAGGCTTTTAAGAAACTGGCCAGAAAGTATCACCCGGACTTGAATCCGGACGATCCGAATGCCAAGCAACGTTTCCAAGAGATAAACGAGGCGAATGAGGTGTTGGGTGATCCGGAGAAACGGAAGAAGTATGACCAGTATGGAGAGAACTGGAAACATGCCGACGAATTCGAGGCCCAGAGACAGCGTTACCAGCAGCAAGGCGGCGGAGGTTTCGGGGGTGGAGCCCATTGGTCGTCGGAAGGCGGGTTCTCCGGCATGGGGGGAGATGGTGAGTTTTCGGACTTTTTCGAATCGTTATTCGGTTCTCGTCGAGGAGGAGGACGTTCTGCCGCATTCCGGGGTCAGGACTATAATGCCGAATTGCATCTGTCATTCCATGATGCCGCACAGACACACAAACAAGTGTTGTCGGTAAATGGTAAAAATATACGTATTACCGTTCCGGCCGGAGTAGCTGACGGGCAAACGATTAAATTGAAAGGACAAGGTGGACCCGGTGTGAACGGGGGACCCGCGGGCGATTTGTATATTACGTTCGTGATAGCAGAGGACCCGGTGTTCAAACGTTTAGGGAATGATCTGTACGTGACGGCTCCTTTAAACCTTTACTCGGCTGTTTTAGGTGGAGAACAGGTGGTGGATACGATGGATGGTAAGGTGAAATTAAAAGTAAAACCCGGAACACAGAACGGGGCGAAAGTAAGGTTGAAGGGAAAAGGTTTCCCCGTCTACAAGGAAGAGGGAAAATTTGGTGATCTGATCGTGACTTATTCTGTCGAGATTCCAACAAATTTGACGGAAAAGCAGAAAGAGTTATTCCAGGAATTACAAAAACTTAGCTAA
- a CDS encoding golvesin C-terminal-like domain-containing protein produces the protein MNKDNIFIETLYEFKRTRRSILFHIFITLAILGLIFYQFTFLSKGNDAISIKNLLQFYQDWPSLALASAIPFKSAYYFNIIQLIFIACCAVNNSRSFKLGTKEALHTHSQGNNEIVAGNFLGLLLVITILNWILFATSILFNAILYPESFRLSYYLFYWFTLTFPASIYFLGISSLVTRFIRHSGISLMVLLLTLGGIILGGATLFHGVLDPCARNIPNMFSDFTGHSNLVNYLLQRGGIFFTGISFLVLSIIPFPRIPNYNRILKNSIGIACFFLILASCLALFYLNLHWKEKDTREIYRQVYEKYAGPSKTRITRHDLHVKELADGGISASSHMTIKNKTSNEAPLIMYLNPGLKINSIEIDGQEISFRKEHQILIINKKLQAKDSCHVTMKYKGKIENTICNLDIIPEKHDSPQVNSLGIYHYGNFPAFCEKDYKLFPIECIWYPMCISPYSRLGNPAINFTRYSLKVEHDPKLTAISQGYTTEEKEGITSFHFKHDMPGISLCIGNYKKRTLMLLPRFFADTTSMPNYTTRLTLYYHPRHEYLLERFDLEEDKLASILLNAKQTIESKECLSFAEKDLTAEELAMVNTLNDGILPLQRLKNIVLAKRDFDPIQHYPYYWQIFVETPCNYHIYSRLVQPTGEREQGGMVFIPEKLYSITKYNNRKPQTEKEKEQFNLFLWPITLKPIFEDGICSIIPAFRGRTFYISTDENPIINNIINNIIFQDKNILPQEWDVGEVDAIAYLKNKSLKEALHEHSLSSEKLQNIIHKKSAELWMYISQQIQVHRDTLKEFYHDFLLRNQFKEVPAEEFYQQFYQWTNLRLDSLIDHWYNTKQVPRLEIRNAKVIKIEDPEEQSFYPEVLYSFSVFNESDVPGIVMTTDLQSWIIPPHEGREIQTKELKEPPFRTNRYYLNRPFSQNFPSYVNLELENNVIKDTTCKITHIDSITFWKQRNENEIIVDNEDPGFRIVKAKGFKLLSLFQKENNYKAYYTNYRQQKAWTPVINHHFYGSPIQSAYIKQADAGKQKVEWNTELPQKGKYEVFFYHPSPQDKVKDPRQEFYYSVFDGTQEHEVVIHVNHDEIGWISLGVFHFTKEAKVTLCDRDRKEKIESKYYGVAPQELTADAIKWVRLQE, from the coding sequence ATGAACAAGGATAACATTTTTATTGAGACCTTATACGAATTTAAACGTACACGCAGGAGTATTCTGTTTCATATTTTCATCACATTGGCCATTTTAGGATTAATTTTCTATCAATTTACATTTTTGTCAAAAGGGAATGATGCAATCTCCATAAAAAATTTATTACAATTCTACCAAGATTGGCCTTCCTTGGCTTTAGCTTCTGCCATTCCTTTTAAAAGTGCTTACTACTTTAATATCATCCAGTTGATTTTCATCGCTTGTTGTGCTGTAAACAATTCAAGAAGTTTCAAATTGGGAACAAAGGAAGCCTTACATACTCATTCACAAGGAAACAACGAGATTGTGGCAGGGAATTTCCTAGGTTTATTACTCGTAATCACCATATTAAACTGGATTTTATTTGCAACTTCTATCCTTTTCAACGCAATCTTGTATCCAGAATCTTTCAGATTATCATATTATCTATTTTACTGGTTCACTCTCACGTTTCCTGCATCCATTTACTTTCTAGGAATATCCAGCCTCGTAACCCGCTTTATTCGGCATTCAGGTATAAGTCTTATGGTATTATTACTTACATTAGGAGGAATCATCTTAGGAGGAGCCACGCTTTTCCATGGCGTTTTGGATCCCTGCGCTCGCAATATACCCAACATGTTTTCAGACTTCACGGGACATTCAAACTTAGTTAACTATTTGCTACAAAGAGGAGGTATTTTCTTCACAGGGATCAGCTTCCTCGTACTATCAATTATCCCTTTCCCCCGGATTCCCAATTATAACCGGATATTAAAAAATAGTATAGGTATTGCTTGTTTCTTTCTTATACTGGCCAGTTGTCTAGCACTCTTTTATCTTAATCTGCACTGGAAGGAAAAAGATACTCGGGAAATTTACAGACAAGTCTATGAAAAATATGCAGGACCGTCCAAAACAAGAATCACTCGCCATGACTTACACGTGAAAGAATTAGCAGATGGAGGTATATCTGCAAGCAGCCACATGACAATCAAAAATAAAACCTCAAATGAGGCTCCTTTAATTATGTACTTGAATCCCGGTTTAAAAATCAACTCTATTGAGATTGACGGCCAAGAAATTTCGTTCCGGAAAGAGCATCAAATTTTGATCATCAACAAGAAGTTACAAGCTAAAGACTCTTGCCATGTAACTATGAAATATAAAGGGAAAATAGAAAATACAATTTGCAATTTAGATATTATTCCGGAAAAACATGACTCACCACAAGTAAATTCTCTCGGGATATATCATTACGGGAATTTCCCGGCTTTTTGTGAAAAAGATTACAAGCTATTCCCCATAGAATGCATCTGGTATCCTATGTGTATCTCCCCATATAGTAGACTGGGAAATCCCGCCATAAATTTCACTCGCTACTCCCTTAAAGTGGAACATGATCCTAAACTGACGGCTATCTCCCAAGGATATACCACAGAAGAAAAAGAGGGTATAACCTCATTTCATTTCAAACATGATATGCCAGGAATCAGCTTATGCATTGGCAATTACAAGAAAAGGACTTTAATGTTACTTCCTAGATTTTTCGCAGACACCACCAGCATGCCTAATTACACAACCCGCTTAACTCTTTACTATCATCCCCGCCATGAATATCTTCTTGAAAGATTTGATTTAGAAGAAGACAAATTAGCTTCTATATTGTTAAATGCAAAACAAACAATAGAATCTAAGGAATGTCTCTCATTCGCAGAGAAAGATCTCACAGCAGAGGAATTAGCTATGGTAAACACATTAAACGATGGCATTCTCCCTCTACAGAGACTTAAAAATATTGTTTTAGCCAAAAGAGATTTTGACCCAATTCAACATTACCCGTATTATTGGCAAATCTTTGTGGAAACTCCATGTAATTACCACATTTATTCTCGTTTAGTACAACCGACTGGAGAAAGAGAACAAGGAGGGATGGTATTCATCCCAGAAAAATTATATTCCATAACAAAATACAACAATAGGAAACCCCAAACAGAAAAAGAAAAAGAACAATTCAACCTGTTCTTATGGCCAATCACTCTTAAGCCCATTTTTGAGGACGGAATTTGTAGCATAATACCAGCTTTTCGAGGAAGAACATTTTATATTTCTACAGATGAAAACCCAATTATAAATAATATTATAAACAATATTATATTTCAAGATAAAAACATATTACCCCAAGAATGGGACGTCGGAGAAGTCGACGCAATAGCATATCTGAAAAATAAGAGTTTAAAAGAAGCATTACATGAGCATTCTCTATCCTCTGAAAAACTTCAAAATATCATTCACAAAAAAAGTGCCGAGTTATGGATGTATATATCTCAACAAATTCAAGTTCACAGAGATACTCTTAAAGAGTTTTATCATGATTTTCTATTAAGAAATCAATTCAAAGAGGTTCCTGCAGAAGAATTTTATCAACAATTTTACCAATGGACCAACCTTAGATTAGATTCCTTGATCGATCATTGGTATAATACAAAACAAGTACCCCGCCTCGAAATACGAAATGCCAAAGTAATTAAAATCGAAGACCCGGAGGAACAATCATTTTACCCAGAAGTATTATATAGTTTCAGTGTATTTAACGAGAGTGACGTCCCCGGAATCGTGATGACAACTGATTTACAAAGCTGGATTATCCCCCCTCATGAAGGTCGAGAAATCCAGACAAAAGAGCTGAAAGAACCACCCTTCCGCACAAATCGTTATTATCTAAACCGTCCATTTTCCCAGAATTTCCCGTCATACGTGAATTTGGAACTGGAGAACAATGTTATAAAAGATACTACCTGCAAAATAACCCACATTGATTCCATTACATTCTGGAAGCAAAGAAACGAGAACGAGATCATTGTCGATAACGAGGATCCTGGATTCAGAATTGTCAAAGCAAAAGGCTTTAAACTCTTGTCTTTGTTCCAAAAAGAGAATAATTATAAAGCATATTACACAAATTATAGACAACAAAAAGCATGGACTCCCGTAATAAACCATCATTTTTACGGTTCTCCCATCCAAAGTGCATATATAAAACAAGCGGATGCAGGCAAGCAAAAAGTGGAATGGAATACAGAATTACCACAGAAAGGGAAATATGAAGTGTTTTTTTATCATCCAAGTCCCCAAGATAAGGTGAAAGACCCAAGACAAGAATTTTATTACTCTGTTTTCGATGGTACACAAGAACACGAAGTCGTTATTCACGTAAATCATGACGAAATAGGATGGATTTCCCTTGGTGTATTCCATTTCACGAAGGAGGCAAAAGTAACTCTATGCGATCGAGATCGTAAAGAAAAAATCGAATCGAAATACTATGGTGTCGCACCACAAGAACTTACAGCAGATGCCATAAAATGGGTTCGACTACAAGAATAG
- a CDS encoding chaperone modulator CbpM yields METDLIIVREYCQKSHVDPSFIVSLEEDGLIDIREVDGERYLLESQLRDLERFVRWHEDLSVNIEGIGVIHELMGRLHEMQHELDQLRREVRVFRSNHFGYWEE; encoded by the coding sequence ATGGAAACAGATTTAATTATAGTTAGGGAATACTGTCAGAAAAGTCACGTGGATCCTTCATTTATCGTGTCTTTGGAAGAAGACGGGTTAATTGATATCCGGGAGGTCGATGGAGAACGTTATTTGCTCGAATCACAATTACGTGATTTGGAACGTTTTGTCCGTTGGCACGAGGATTTGTCCGTGAATATTGAGGGGATTGGTGTCATCCACGAGTTGATGGGACGATTACATGAAATGCAACATGAACTGGACCAATTACGTCGGGAGGTTCGGGTGTTCCGCTCGAATCATTTCGGGTATTGGGAAGAATAA
- a CDS encoding dicarboxylate/amino acid:cation symporter, with protein sequence MEKKKIGLLPKIVIAIASGIVCGLFFPDGLVRIFLTVNGLFSNFLGFIIPLLILGLVAPGIADLGKGAGRLLLITALLAYGFTLFSGFFTYLASDLSYPWLLKDAELQPQEMAVVEPLTPYFTVMMPPLMDVMTSLVLAFTLGLGMSVINGATLKEAMEDFKDIINKVITGVIIPLLPLYIFGIFLNISNSGQVSGVLGVFVKIIVMIFFLTIILLFIQFFIAGIVSKKNPFRLFRNMLPAYMTALGTQSSAATIPVTLEQTIKNGVNRELATFVIPLCATIHLSGSTMKIVACAMAIMLMSGMPISFGVMAGFIFMLGIAMVAAPGVPGGAIMAALGLLQSMLGFDETAQGLMIALYIAMDSFGTACNVTGDGAIAVIMDRINKKSHHTGTREELEEVVVAE encoded by the coding sequence ATGGAAAAAAAGAAGATAGGATTATTACCCAAAATTGTGATCGCAATAGCTTCCGGTATCGTGTGCGGACTTTTCTTCCCCGATGGGTTGGTAAGAATATTCTTAACGGTAAATGGCTTGTTTAGTAATTTCCTTGGTTTTATTATCCCGTTACTGATTCTTGGATTGGTGGCCCCGGGTATTGCCGATTTGGGCAAAGGAGCCGGGAGATTGTTGTTGATAACTGCTTTGCTGGCGTATGGATTTACCCTGTTTTCGGGATTCTTTACTTACCTTGCCAGTGATTTGAGTTATCCGTGGTTATTGAAAGATGCCGAGTTGCAACCGCAGGAAATGGCGGTGGTGGAACCTTTGACTCCTTATTTCACGGTGATGATGCCACCTTTGATGGACGTGATGACCTCTTTGGTCTTGGCTTTCACGTTAGGCCTGGGAATGTCGGTTATCAACGGGGCCACGTTGAAAGAAGCGATGGAGGATTTCAAGGATATTATCAACAAGGTGATCACGGGCGTGATTATTCCCTTGTTGCCGCTTTATATTTTCGGTATTTTCTTGAATATCTCGAATTCCGGACAGGTTTCCGGTGTGTTGGGCGTGTTCGTGAAGATTATCGTGATGATATTTTTCCTGACGATCATACTGTTGTTTATCCAATTCTTCATTGCCGGAATCGTGTCGAAGAAGAATCCGTTCCGGTTGTTTCGAAATATGTTGCCGGCTTACATGACCGCTTTGGGAACACAGTCTTCCGCCGCGACAATTCCCGTGACGTTGGAGCAAACGATAAAAAATGGCGTCAACCGGGAACTAGCCACTTTCGTAATCCCGCTTTGTGCCACGATACACTTGTCGGGTAGCACGATGAAGATCGTGGCTTGTGCCATGGCGATCATGTTGATGTCAGGAATGCCGATTTCTTTCGGGGTGATGGCCGGGTTTATTTTTATGTTGGGAATTGCCATGGTGGCGGCACCGGGGGTACCGGGCGGTGCGATCATGGCGGCTTTGGGGTTATTGCAATCTATGTTGGGATTTGACGAAACGGCTCAAGGGTTGATGATCGCTTTGTATATCGCGATGGATAGTTTCGGTACGGCTTGTAACGTGACGGGTGATGGTGCAATTGCCGTGATTATGGACCGGATTAACAAAAAAAGTCACCACACGGGGACTCGGGAGGAACTAGAAGAGGTGGTTGTGGCGGAATAA
- a CDS encoding immunoglobulin domain-containing protein: MKKLLMLVIISLLFTGFTSKEEKRLDIPLMLTDMLQQNLPPKILSATPLSLEIVIKEGDRATFSITFEKAEAGAKVSVTREGGSLGENCIYSSNESSVNVTIINTRMEDAGRYVITLTNKYGSTSILFSVYVAPDFTISE; this comes from the coding sequence ATGAAAAAATTATTAATGTTAGTAATAATCTCTTTACTTTTTACAGGATTCACTAGCAAAGAAGAAAAAAGATTAGACATTCCCCTTATGTTAACAGATATGTTACAGCAAAATCTCCCCCCTAAAATATTAAGTGCAACCCCATTGTCCCTTGAAATAGTTATAAAAGAAGGCGATAGAGCTACATTTAGCATCACATTTGAAAAGGCTGAGGCAGGAGCAAAGGTGAGTGTTACACGGGAAGGTGGTTCTTTAGGGGAAAATTGCATCTATTCAAGCAATGAATCTTCTGTGAACGTTACGATTATTAATACTAGAATGGAAGATGCAGGGAGATATGTCATAACTCTTACCAATAAATATGGTTCGACTTCTATCCTTTTTAGCGTATACGTTGCCCCTGATTTTACAATTTCAGAATAA
- a CDS encoding TetR/AcrR family transcriptional regulator: MTELREEIVKKAFLQFLNRGYKACSLKTLEQATGLTKGAFYYYFKDKKEILEAGMKRYFSVMKEESEDDVERVTSLREFIDLVIKNKEASADASQKAFGCFILEVLFFQLVLEVASIFPEFRERIYTISKRRLANWEQIILKAKQSGEIRETLDTSVLARNLMSVSSSMLNIELDQASFQYMFSDTRMQFEQYYMLIKK; the protein is encoded by the coding sequence ATGACAGAACTTCGGGAGGAAATAGTAAAAAAGGCGTTTTTGCAATTCTTGAACAGGGGGTATAAGGCCTGTTCGCTGAAAACACTGGAACAAGCCACGGGCTTGACCAAAGGAGCGTTTTATTATTATTTTAAGGATAAGAAGGAAATTTTGGAGGCGGGGATGAAGCGTTATTTTAGCGTGATGAAGGAGGAGAGCGAGGACGATGTGGAGCGTGTGACCTCTTTGCGAGAGTTCATTGATCTCGTGATCAAGAATAAAGAGGCGAGTGCTGATGCATCCCAAAAAGCTTTTGGGTGTTTTATTCTGGAGGTGCTGTTTTTTCAATTGGTGTTGGAAGTTGCTTCGATTTTCCCGGAATTTCGGGAGAGGATATACACGATTTCCAAACGACGCTTGGCGAATTGGGAGCAGATTATTTTGAAGGCGAAGCAAAGCGGGGAAATCCGGGAGACGTTGGATACTTCGGTGTTGGCGCGTAACTTGATGTCCGTGTCAAGTAGTATGTTGAATATTGAATTGGATCAAGCGAGTTTCCAGTATATGTTTTCAGATACCCGGATGCAGTTTGAACAATATTATATGTTGATAAAGAAATGA
- a CDS encoding AAA family ATPase, with product MVQVNNPFITAGYISPEYFCDRQSESNELIKQLTNGNNLALISPRRMGKTGLVMHCFAHSEISDKYYTFFVDIYATKSLRDFILSLSKVILERLKPFGRKAIETFVNCVKTLQAGISFDVVGNPSFNMQLGDVRDTRATLDEIFKYLEVADKPCIVAIDEFQQIASYPEKNLEALLRTYIQHCNNARFIFAGSQRHIMGNMFLSPSRPFYQSVSMLYLESIPRDKYIEFAMGHFEKAGKMISPEIITEVYDRFEGVTWYIQKMLNTLFMMTEKGGSCTGDMIQTALQNIISSYRYNYEETLFRLPEKQKEVLITIAKEGKAKEVTGSRYIKKYRLASASSVQAALKGLLEKDFVSSELGTYYVYDKFFALWLSRYF from the coding sequence ATGGTACAGGTAAATAATCCATTCATTACGGCGGGGTATATTTCTCCAGAGTATTTTTGCGATCGACAATCGGAGAGCAACGAACTTATAAAACAGCTTACAAATGGGAACAATCTTGCATTGATATCTCCACGAAGAATGGGGAAAACAGGTCTTGTCATGCATTGTTTTGCTCATTCGGAAATAAGTGATAAGTATTACACCTTCTTTGTGGATATATACGCCACAAAATCATTACGTGATTTTATACTGTCATTAAGTAAGGTTATTTTGGAGCGATTGAAACCTTTCGGAAGAAAAGCCATAGAAACATTTGTGAATTGTGTGAAGACATTACAGGCCGGAATTTCTTTTGATGTTGTCGGTAATCCCTCGTTTAACATGCAATTGGGTGATGTACGCGATACTCGGGCAACATTAGATGAAATCTTCAAGTATTTGGAGGTGGCTGATAAGCCTTGTATCGTTGCTATTGACGAATTTCAACAGATTGCCTCGTACCCTGAAAAAAATTTGGAAGCCCTTTTAAGAACTTATATCCAGCATTGTAATAATGCTCGTTTTATTTTTGCGGGAAGCCAGCGGCATATTATGGGGAATATGTTTCTAAGTCCCTCTCGTCCCTTCTACCAGAGTGTATCGATGCTTTACTTGGAATCCATTCCGCGGGATAAATACATTGAATTCGCAATGGGGCATTTTGAAAAGGCAGGGAAGATGATCTCCCCGGAAATCATAACGGAGGTGTATGACCGTTTTGAAGGTGTCACTTGGTACATTCAGAAGATGTTAAATACTTTGTTTATGATGACAGAGAAAGGCGGATCATGTACAGGGGATATGATTCAAACTGCCTTGCAGAACATTATTTCAAGCTATCGTTATAATTATGAAGAAACGCTGTTCCGGTTGCCGGAGAAGCAAAAGGAGGTATTAATCACTATTGCCAAAGAGGGGAAGGCGAAAGAGGTTACCGGTAGTCGCTATATCAAAAAATACCGTTTGGCTTCGGCAAGTTCCGTGCAAGCTGCTTTAAAAGGATTGTTAGAGAAAGATTTTGTCTCCTCGGAGCTGGGAACATACTATGTCTATGATAAGTTCTTTGCTTTGTGGCTCTCCCGTTATTTTTAG
- a CDS encoding thioredoxin family protein codes for MKRIFVLICCVFVFFSVFSQSKNTSVEVLDYRTVDGKIILELLVNDIKADFVLDINGANAVLPEYVEKLEIDQEVQKSLSNVAKTRGIETIKTMKINKISFGNNIFSNNFSILVLKDAPYLRKLGVAGTINTRLFRGATITLDGKRQKITTSIPYRPPYMRLDYRVDCVLETDGTLLCPVVINGKNYSLAFDSWCEDIIAMSPEDFALFTGKKAGQELNINLGYEAPIKTGQVKVADECLFVKNMMKNVLIPENKSLQRSVLGVGLLKEGILSIDVRRSKMYFQPYDLVKIEDELIPKDLNVKIESGKLNPITGEYFLEHIFDYKKGGDFVLKGDKPVVIDFWASWCGPCMKMLPIMEKLAAKYKDQVIFYKVNADVERELCRVYDIEALPTFFFIPVGGKPIVEVGARPENFESIIQEQLLKKK; via the coding sequence ATGAAGAGGATATTTGTATTAATATGTTGTGTTTTTGTGTTCTTTAGTGTGTTTTCACAGTCTAAGAATACATCGGTAGAGGTTCTTGATTATCGTACCGTTGATGGTAAAATTATATTGGAATTATTAGTTAATGACATAAAGGCAGATTTCGTTTTAGATATTAATGGAGCCAATGCCGTTTTACCTGAATACGTGGAAAAATTAGAAATTGATCAAGAAGTACAAAAATCATTATCTAACGTGGCAAAAACTAGAGGAATAGAAACTATTAAAACGATGAAAATAAATAAAATTTCTTTTGGAAATAATATTTTCAGTAATAACTTTTCTATACTTGTACTGAAAGATGCTCCTTATCTTAGAAAATTAGGAGTGGCAGGTACAATCAACACCCGCTTGTTTCGCGGAGCAACGATAACGCTAGATGGTAAACGACAGAAAATTACAACTTCAATCCCCTATCGTCCTCCCTACATGAGATTGGATTATCGTGTTGATTGTGTGCTAGAAACAGATGGAACATTACTTTGTCCGGTTGTGATTAATGGGAAAAATTATTCTCTTGCATTTGATTCATGGTGTGAAGATATAATTGCGATGTCTCCGGAAGATTTTGCTTTATTTACAGGGAAAAAGGCAGGTCAGGAGTTAAATATTAATTTGGGGTATGAAGCCCCGATAAAGACTGGGCAAGTAAAAGTTGCAGATGAATGTTTATTTGTTAAGAATATGATGAAAAATGTTCTTATTCCAGAAAATAAGAGTTTGCAACGTTCCGTTTTGGGGGTAGGATTATTAAAGGAAGGAATATTGTCAATAGATGTGCGTCGCTCGAAAATGTATTTCCAACCTTATGATCTGGTGAAAATTGAAGATGAGTTGATTCCTAAAGATTTGAATGTGAAAATTGAATCTGGAAAATTGAATCCGATTACAGGAGAATATTTTTTAGAACATATTTTTGATTATAAAAAAGGGGGTGATTTTGTTTTAAAAGGAGATAAACCTGTTGTTATTGATTTCTGGGCATCTTGGTGTGGACCTTGTATGAAGATGCTTCCTATCATGGAAAAGTTAGCGGCAAAATATAAGGATCAGGTGATTTTTTATAAAGTAAATGCAGATGTGGAAAGAGAATTATGCCGGGTCTATGATATTGAGGCTTTACCGACATTCTTTTTTATACCGGTTGGGGGAAAACCAATAGTTGAAGTTGGTGCTAGACCTGAGAATTTTGAAAGTATAATTCAAGAGCAGTTATTAAAGAAAAAATGA
- a CDS encoding pepsin/retropepsin-like aspartic protease family protein, translating to MKRRLLIILFLILIWGLHASWAQQGKSVIPYRIVGGKMIIEMFVNGKLQNFIFDTGGQTSLSPDLCQELGLKIVTKIQVKDVNNQSISYPVVELECLETSDKGINFKNIPVLQMGHFSFDCFGVVGLIGSDLLANMILEIDSKQQIITITTAEKQTNVSLRKSVPFVEEGVMPIIELQAGLGNGIKVLFDTGSSGFVSLKTSDYERLSTSRAFENVIEGYGEGGLGVAGVAKARVIHRVHFPLVSFAGTRFCHVFAETSDTPYTLLGMKLLDYGKLTIDYSRHRFYFEAYTQENDLGQRFPDFRVRVKDGNLIVSTVWGKMRDILSVGDKVLKINGRQTKKYDFCESITQGIPELKGKRSVNMTIQTEQGEKIVRYKKK from the coding sequence ATGAAACGTAGATTGTTGATTATATTGTTTTTAATTTTAATTTGGGGACTTCACGCTTCTTGGGCCCAACAGGGTAAATCCGTTATCCCTTATCGAATTGTTGGAGGGAAAATGATTATTGAAATGTTCGTGAATGGGAAGTTACAAAATTTTATTTTTGACACGGGAGGACAAACTTCTCTGTCTCCTGATTTATGCCAAGAGTTAGGACTGAAAATTGTAACAAAGATTCAAGTAAAGGATGTCAATAATCAGTCAATATCTTATCCTGTTGTAGAATTAGAGTGTTTAGAAACTTCTGATAAAGGTATAAATTTTAAGAACATTCCTGTTTTACAAATGGGCCATTTTTCTTTTGATTGCTTTGGGGTGGTTGGATTGATTGGGAGTGATCTGTTGGCAAATATGATTTTGGAGATAGATTCTAAGCAACAGATAATTACTATCACGACGGCAGAAAAGCAGACAAATGTTTCTTTACGTAAATCAGTTCCTTTTGTTGAGGAGGGAGTGATGCCGATAATTGAATTGCAAGCAGGATTGGGAAATGGGATAAAAGTATTGTTTGATACCGGAAGTTCTGGATTCGTCAGTTTGAAAACAAGTGATTATGAGCGCTTATCTACTTCTCGTGCATTTGAGAATGTTATAGAAGGTTATGGAGAGGGAGGGCTGGGAGTTGCAGGTGTCGCAAAAGCTAGGGTGATTCATCGGGTTCATTTCCCTCTAGTCTCATTTGCGGGAACTCGTTTCTGTCATGTGTTTGCTGAAACCTCAGATACCCCTTATACATTATTGGGGATGAAATTGTTGGATTATGGGAAGCTTACTATTGATTATTCTCGTCATCGTTTTTATTTTGAAGCGTATACACAGGAGAATGACTTGGGGCAGAGGTTTCCAGATTTTAGAGTACGTGTAAAAGATGGAAATCTTATCGTGTCTACCGTGTGGGGAAAGATGAGGGATATTCTTTCAGTTGGAGATAAGGTGTTGAAAATTAACGGGAGACAGACAAAAAAATATGATTTCTGTGAAAGTATAACACAAGGGATTCCAGAATTAAAAGGGAAAAGATCTGTAAATATGACCATACAGACTGAACAAGGTGAAAAAATAGTTCGTTATAAAAAGAAGTAA